The following coding sequences lie in one Oncorhynchus nerka isolate Pitt River linkage group LG14, Oner_Uvic_2.0, whole genome shotgun sequence genomic window:
- the LOC135575107 gene encoding palmitoyltransferase ZDHHC3-A-like, which translates to MKSPVHRCRDVERQAACLQTEQPCVPVSQHIPSGMWFIRDACGIVCGVITWMLVFYAEFVVLFVMLLPSKNLTYSLVNGTVFNTLAFLALASHFRAMCTDPGAVPTGNATKEYIESLQLKPGQVVYKCPKCCSIKPDRAHHCR; encoded by the exons ATGAAGAGCCCGGTGCACAG GTGCAGGGACGTGGAGAGGCAGGCTGCCTGCCTGCAGACTGAGCAGCCGTGtgtccccgtctcccagcacatCCCCAGCGGCATGTGGTTTATCAG GGACGCGTGTGGCATCGTGTGCGGGGTTATCACCTGGATGTTGGTGTTCTATGCTGAGTTTGTTGTGCTCTTCGTCATGCTGTTGCCTTCTAAAAACCTGACCTATAGCTTAGTCAACGGGACTGTGTTCAACACTCTGGCCTTCCTGGCTCTCGCCTCTCACTTCAGGGCCATGTGCACCGACCCT GGAGCTGTGCCAACAGGAAACGCCACTAAAGAGTACATCGAGAGTCTTCAGCTGAAGCCGGGACAGGTGGTGTACAAGTGTCCCAAGTGCTGCAGCATCAAGCCTGACCGGgcacatcactgtaggtag